One Amia ocellicauda isolate fAmiCal2 chromosome 13, fAmiCal2.hap1, whole genome shotgun sequence genomic window, GAGCGCCGCTCAGCAGCTTCAGCTGCTCTGTGGCGTATCTGTGCATCTGAGCAGAGAAAATGTATGAACACGGTGAAAGAGTGCGTTAATAGCATCGATGTAATCACAGCACTGAGGCAGGAATGCCACACACCCAGTCAAAACCACATGGACACCAAAATGACAAGAATGAGCCTAGAAGCACGACGGGTGGATGAATGACTCGCAGCGTCTCCTCTTGCACACAGATATGATCCCCAGAGAGAGGAGCCATCGATGGGCCGTTTCTCTTTACCTCCGTGGGCTCGGACTTCAGACCCTGCATGGCCAGAAGGTGGACGTCCTCCAGGGGCTCCTCACACATCTGCAGCGTTAGGTTCCTGACCTCGGTCAGCAGACAGGTGTCAGTCGGGTGCGGCTGCCGCAGAAGCTGTGAAAGGGGGAGAGAAGAGAGACGGGAGAGTCAGACACTCTGGAGAGGATGGGACATTCACTGGACACACGCATCATAGGATCACAGTCACGGGCGTGACACTCACTCCAGCGAAGAAGGCAGCGATGCAGATCTTCTGGCCTCGGTTGGCGCTGCTGTATCGCTGCCAGAGAAGCTGCACCACCTCCAGCAGGACAGGGGCGGCGAATGTCTTCAGAGCCCTGTGGATCAATAGCACGAGGATCAGGGTCCATTCTTTACACGGCTGCTTTGCTGCCAGCTCACTGATTTTGCACATCTTTTCTCTAAAGATCAATGTCTCCCTGCTGGGGGTTGGTTATGAGGGTGTCTATGCACAGTTATCGGCCGTATTAATCTCGCATTAATGAACGCCTGTGAAGAACGTTTTTGGATCTGCTCTAGGCCTAACGCTCGGGCCCGGCTCATCGTACCTGGTCAGCCGGAAGATGCCCTCGGGCTGCTGGCCTGGTTCCCGGATCAGGCCCCAGTCCTGTTCAAGAGCCACCTCGCCCAGCTGTGCTCTGGACAGCAGGACCTTCAGAGAATCCACGACGAAgctggagagaggggggaaCAGCGTCAGCGGAGATAAAGGGAGACACGTTACACAGGGAGTGGTTCTGTTCTGGTGCGACGCTCAGGGTGACCCCTGGCTCCCCACACAGGCTCTTACCTCTGGACAGCGAAGTCTCCGCCTGAATCCTCAACACCCAGGAGAAGCAGAAGGGCAGCGAAGACCTCGGCAAACGTGACTGCCTCCTGGCTGAGCGCGGCCACCACATCCTGTACAGCACAAGCCTGACAACGGCAAAGACAAGCAGATTGAGTCAGAGTCTGGAGGGAGAGCGCTGTGCGTGTCCTCGTCATGAGCGGCATTCTAGACACTTACCACCGAGGCCTGACTTCTGGTTGCCGACTGTAGCTTCTCCACAAGCGCCCTGAATGTCCAGGGGCCCAGACTGctggccccgatggccccccacaGCTCCCGGCACCACTGCTGGTACCGAATGGTGCTGGAAAACACAAGCAGACACTCAGTGTGTGCCGACCCGCACCGTGACCGACCGCCTCTCACTCTCAATAGCGCACAGAGAGGCCAACACTCGATAGAATCGAGCTCGTGATGGAAACAGCACGTGGACATTGTGTGGACACACGTGTTGATATCAGACacaagcattttaaaaacatctgaCAAGCTGTGGGACTCCAAACATGTATGCTCCCTTAGAGAATCGTATCCTTCTTCTTCACAGTAtggacttatgttgtaagtcgccctggataagggtgtctgccaagaattaataataaaaaaaaaaataataataataataattataataatgatgatgtttTAAATGCTCACTGGTCAGCGGGTAGCGGGTGGCTAACGAGGGACTCGATggccaaggctctgtcctggaaCACCAGCCAGAGGACGCCCTCCTTCGCGCTCTGCTGCACGCTCTCCTCCGCACCGGACAGGCCCAGAAACCCATGCAGCACCTGAGGGAGCTGGAGACATGCACACAGGACACTTAATACTTCACACACGCTTTTCTCTGGGCAACAGACATCTAACACTGGGCATCGATTGGTTTACATTATGAATCGTACAGATCTCTTCTTCCCTAACAGGGAGGCTGGAGCTGAGCTTCCTGTCCAGAAGCTCAAACACTTGCTATAGAGACGCTCTATAGCACAACAGATGCTCTAACTCACCAGTTCGGTGAGCTCATTAGGGTGAGAGCTCAAGAGCTGGCACAGGAGAGCACAGCAGGCCTGGGCAGAGCTGGGCTGGGGGTCCTGGAGTCCAGTAAGCAGACCCTGAACCAGAGTCTGCCTGTGACGGGGACGGAGACACTCGCTGACGatctgaaacacagagacacactcagccCTCGGCCATCGATGTGGCAGACATTCTTAAACCCCTGAGGTGACACGGctcctctcctcttcctctctgtgGGCCAGGTGTGGGAGAGGCAAAGCAAGACTGAAGGATATTGCCTGGGGTTGGTCAACAATACGAGTATGACACAGACGCCCCCCAGCACGTGACTCCGGGCTCTGTGGGAGGAAGACCGTGGTCCCGCTGTGGAGACGGCAGGGCTGGACATAAACCTCACCTGGACGAGAGCAACACAGGATTCCCAGTCCAAGGACTCCTCCTTAATCCACTGCCTTACGTAGCCCATCTTCTCATCGTCAATGTAACCATctttaaagaagaaaagaaaggttTAGCCAACAGACAAGGCTTTGTACACTGTCAggagcaacacacacaaacacacactaagCTGCTCACTTCACAGCCACCATTACCTTCATAATACAGCCACATGTCCAGAGCCATCTTGATGCTGGTCACAGCCTGTTGAGCGACCACTGGCTCGGTGTCCCAGCATCTCGGGATGAGCGAGGCCAGCAGGCCGGCGACCGGGACGAGCCCTGACCCCTGCAGGAAAGAACAGCCACCCGGAGATCAATGACAAGACCAGTCTGGTGTCCCAGCATCAACGTGTGAACACGAGTCGCACTGCTCAACTTACTGACAAAAGCTCAATCTGACTCACCCGGGTGACACTCATCATCCCATAGATGCCCAGGACGGCGCTCACCAGTGTCATGGCCGTGACTTTTGCCACGTTGCACGCAGAGGAACAGGCGGATTGCAGGGGCTGAGGAGGGAGTGATGCCAGAGAGAGTGGGAGTGAACACAAGCAGAACTAGACCTGaataaacacactttttaaATCTCACCAGATTCGTCTCTCGTTCTTTTCATGTCAGGGCTCCTTatgggacagagagacacaaacgATGACTTCCACAGAGATGTGACATTGATCCACAACTGTGCTAGAAAGTAGGAACACCGCAGCGCCACTGAAGGAGTCACAATCTCTGCAGCATCCATATTAGTCTTTAAACATCACTGCCCCTCACTAAGCAATGGCATCTCTAGACACAGGGGCTTGTTCATCAATTGTTGTCCTATTGTAATGTGCACAGAAAAAAGAATCCAGTCTCTCAGACAGCCAATAGCGCGGCAGTCACTCTGCTGTGCGGCGAGGTGAAATGGCTGACCTCCAACATCTCCTCCAGTGTCTCGAGGCAGACGTCCTGAGTCAGCGTGGCTGTGAGCAGGGCAAAGAGGCCATATGTGTCGCCTGAGAACACCTCCTACACAAGACAGACACAAGCTGTTAGATACAACGACGGCACAGTATTCATGTGACACAAGTTTAAGGAAGGTGTTTAAATTGAACACTTGTGATCATATCTAATGCCGTTATATTGATCTCATCGTTTCTGTTACAACTCTGTGTCCGATCTCTCTTCCCTGGACTCCCATTTCTGCTCCATGTCTCTCTCGGCAGATTGAGGACAGATGACTGAATAGTATTGTTAATTCACCAACATCACACTTATTACTGACGACTCACAAAAGTCATTTGCAGCTCTGGACCTTTTTCAGTATTAAATGATGAATAGAATGAGTGGAACAGGATGAAGTGTGCATGAGGATTGTCCCGCAGGTCCCCAGTCATCGTGTCAAGACAGTGGGCCACAGACTCCACAGATCCTACCTCGAAGTAAGCCTCGCTGACGGCCTCGCTGGGGCGACTCAGGACTGCCCCGACACACAGCTGCACAAGACGGGCTTGCATCTCATTGTAGAAGGGTCCCACTTGGCTGGGGAAACAAGAGCATAAACATCAATCCCAAGTTGATTTAAATTGATCACTTCAGCCAAAACACTGAGCTGATGCAACCCATCAGACACTCATCATAGAAGAGCCGCTGTGATTCAGGTCAAGTCTCTCTAAGCACAGTTACTGTGGGGCTGATCTGTCAACAGCACACATTGAGTGTTTTTACAGTTAGAGGTGTTTCCAGTGGGTTCAGCTGAATCAGACTCTGACCCACAATGACCCATCAAGAGTCAAAACACATCTCAGCCATGTGCGGCGCTGAGAGCCGGACGGCTGCAGTGAAGGTGCGTCTCTAAGGGAGAGTTACCTCAGATGGATGCAGGCGTGCAGGACCTGCTGACAGTAGAACTGACTGGCTGCCACCGTGGGACGATCCCTGATGTATTTCTGTCGGGGGGGAAGAAAACGGGTTTCTGACACTGAAAGACAAAACACACTTGTACAGACAAGCATCTATACGAACCCAGTACTCGAGGAAACTGACCATCATCACGTTGAGCATCTCCGCTTTGCGAGGGATGTCCACCCCAGCGCTCCCGAATGCCTGGGCCATGATGCTCACGCTGAAACACACAGCTGCCCTGACGGTGAGGTCCTGCAGGAGAAGACACAGCAACTCAGTCTCTGACGGCCGTCACCGGCAATGAACAGCCAGGTGTGGACAATCACACTCTCTCTTGTTTGAGACATATCTTGCCTACCTTGGAGGTGAAGAAGGGGCGCAGTTTGGGCAGGATGTGGCGCCTCAGGTATACCTGCCGCTGTGCTGTGGGGATCTGCAGAGTTACGAACCCGTAACAGAGAACCACTCTCTTGTAGAGCTCGGTCTGCAGGAGAAAACGCGGCAGGTTATGCAAGATGGTGGCCGTGTATTGTATGTGAGCATCCTTCGCTCTTTAGGGGGAAGGTCTGAACCACGGGATCCATCCCTCAGGACTCAGATCCGTTTGGTCTTCAGTAGTGGCAGCCGTGTTGTGtatcagcaaacaaacacagtcTGTGTCCTGTGGGCAGGTGTGGACAGTGTGACCAGGCTGTGGATGGCGTACCTGACTGGCGCAGCGGACACTCAGCTTCCGCAGATCGCGGCCGCTCTCAAAGATCCCCACAGTGACGATCGAGGCCATCACTTCCAGCAGGCAAGACAGCGGCTTTCTCCTGGCCACCGTCTCCACTGCATCGCATATGACACGCCGATGCTTCATTGGCACCTGTGGCAAGAGCAGGACAAGAAAGAACTAATACCtcctgtgcaggtgttcagTCGGTGGGGAACTGAGCTGGAAGCGAATACAGATTGTACCTGTGTCTGTCACAATCCTCTGCGCTTTAGTAAGACTCGAACTAACTGTAGATGACTTCATTTGAACCCTATTCTTGATTAAATTAGATCTGCATGTGTATAATATACTCATTTTAAAaactacatataaatacatccaAAAAGGTTCTTTCAGACTGTGTACATTGTGATTAAAAATTTCACCTCAGGGTTCTCTCCCATGTCCCGAAAGTACCGAAGAGTCTTCCGGAGACAGTCCTCCAGGTCGGCCAGCACACGTGCATCACGGCTGTCCGATGCCTGGTTTGCTCCGGCGTGGTTAGCGGTGGGAGTGCCAACTGGAAGAGAGACACACATCAGGCCGTCAGAAGACATTCAGCTGTTTTTATTGGAATATTTGAgatagtggcctataaataatttccctcatttcccTGTTGAAAATATACCATcaggcccaggtgatttgtttgtttttaattctgctagtctctttagtacctcctccttatgtatcctgatctctcttagagtttgactggactggctgttaacctgtggcatgttatctgtttttttattctgtaaaaaccctatgtgaaatactcatttagaacatttgtcacatcttgttcattttccaagatacttccatgtttgtctgtttcacttcctgctttattgacctcttgctgttgtagtattgaaaaaagctctttgcattagttttagctccaagagctgtctttctttctatttccctctttgctttcctgatccctttcttaagatctctttgcagttcaacatattctttgtattttgtttaatctcaatcccttttgtatgcactattcaacattttctttctcttgatattttattgcattttggacaatgttttttggtcctcaatttgctaagttttggtacaaatttctcctgagcctcaagtagtatattattaaaatataaccatccattttcaactgaatctgtatccagtgtgctccagtcttctaagtgccgcctcataccttcaaggtttgcttttctaaaatactAGCTGGATCACGTATCATTTCAGCCACTGCCCCCATTTTGTGCCTTGCATTCAATTAATGGGTGAACTGCAGGGTTTTAAATatggaaaacaatgacattAATGTGCGATAACCATATGCAACGTGCTGTAGACCCCTCTGCATGGCGAGCATACACTTTGAATATCGGGCCCATAGTACCTTGTCTGGTAGGGTTCATTCCTGTCACCGTAATTCTTTACAGTTCTTCTGCAGAATACAATAGAAAAAGACAGGTAAGCAAAGCAAACACTGACATGTTATGTTACCAATTAAACCAGCTGACCGATTGGTTAAGTCGTTAAAAACCCATGCAAATCAGGGTGATAAACTCATTCACACAATGAATAACAAATCATAAATAtgttaaaagaaatgtaaataaatgttttcttcaGTCAAAAAGATTGTATATTGGAATTTCATAAAgtgtgtaaaaacacattttaaatgcctCCTGCTAATAGTAACGCCAGGGTTGCATCAGGCCCTATCTAGTACAAATTACACTATTAAACCTATATACCTATCTGGTTTTAGAAATGCTTTGCACTCCATTGcatgcatttgatttatttcccaATAAGGGTAACTCCAGTTGGCTTTGTAAAGTGCATTTCAGATGTTAGTTTCCAGAGTAAACTTGTCAATAGTATCACCAATGAACACCGAGTTGCTTTATTGAAAGAAGGTCTTAACTGCACATGGCTGACACAATGTACAACCCAGTGATATAGGATATGAATATACAAAcagaacacaaataaaatacaatcttaCCGAATCAAAAGCAGTTGTCTTCAACTCAACAGAGCTAATGAAGTGTGGTCTCTTGTTGTGTACTGTTCACATGTAATACAGGATGCGATGAAGATGCTTGTTACGTCATAGCTGATTTACCCGAGGCTTCTGAGCCGCAGCGTTCCAAACCGGCGGACTGAGCCAGAGCGACAGCGCATGCGCGTTTGTTTTTATAACATTTGAGTCTCCCGCCCAAAGTATAATGAGATTCAAATGATGTTGAGAGTCATGTTTACGACTAGACATCTGATTCTTATTATGATCCCTGTCATCTCTATGTATGTTGTGATCCTAACTTTATTAAACGCCTATAATACATTCACGGCTCGCTGCCCACGTCAGTAATTGCACCCCTCGACTCGCCCATTAGAGACCGCAGTGCAGCGCAGATGTGTAACTCAGTCCAGACACAGACACGGGTACTTGCGGATGTGGGTCGTGCTTCGGAGTCAGTTCATTGCCAATGGACGCGCATGCTCCGCAGCCTCCTTGCGTTTCCCTGCGCAAACAGCGCACAGCTGCCCGCCGCGCCGATTTTACTATGAATTCGCTGCTCTGGCCTGAATGCGCAGACGCGAGTGCAATACAGTAGCACGTCAGTCCGGAGACAGAGATCTGGACTCCAGTGTCAAACACACGCAAACCCGGCCGGCGGCCTGTGACACTGCCAACCTCGGTACAGGACACGCATGCGTGCTGCACCCGGGCTTCACCGCTCGCATATAAACCCCGTAATAAACAGTGACTGCCTTTACGcccaaatgaaaatgaaatacactAGCATGGCAGTATCAGTCTAAACTGTCCTCCCAGCCTAGTCGAGTCCATGTTCATTCAACAAGAGGGTGGAGACACAACAATCACAGAAGACAGAGGCTGCAATTCTCCTCGCAAACATCCACACCATCCCTGCATGGACATGTGCATATTGCAACATTTGACAACATTGCCCAGATATTAGATGCACCAGTCGTTACTCCGGAGTCAGAAGTtacacaaataaagaaataaatcgaTTCCACTCAGCATGGAAGACAGCAGGTGTGAAGATTTTATCCTCCAAGCTGGAGCGGCCTTTGAGAAGTGTCTGTGGTCAAATATGAAAGTGTCTTTTCAAAATCCACAAATGATCTATattcaacatataaaataatacatctgaCAATTTCAATTATTGATATTACTCTCTcggaatatttgttttaataatcacACAGAAAGGCATCCCTGTCTACTGTTTagacatatattttattttaaactcaaTAAGAACATacttatatttatttccctctaaATATTTTCTATGGGATGTTATGTCAAATAcacaattatttcatatttctGAGGTTGTATCCAATCTGCTATGTTTGTTTCCCCTGCAAAACAAATTCCACTTTTGGgaatgagaaggaaaaaaacctGCTATTTTACAAATAGGGAAGGACATGCTCTATTTGGATTATTTTTGTTCCAGTTTCACATCATATATTCAAACGAGCCAGATTCAGAATTGCATCTGCAGCATTTACCATTatccattacatttacattgaaaTAAATTTGCTGGGGTGTAATATGACTTTTGAAttattgtatactgtattgaTCTGCAACTAGCATTAGGGAGAACTCCTTTCCTATTTTCAGTTTTTGCCGATTGCTTACACACTGAAAGTGAATGCTTAGACAaaagcctcaaaaccttaactTTTGTAACCATGCCTTAAACCAGGTGTGGGGAACCTTtttcctatcaagggccattcaagtgttcacaaatgtattcacaggccgcaaccttaattaatacacctacatcaaaacattaatacagatgaaacttacattctaatgcaagaacaaatcacttttttctaaacgcacacagcagtcaaaacaaataactatatagcctacaataagcaaaaagctcaaaaatggcatacagtaagataatgaaacaagtgtaaacttAAATATTgcaataatgctcaaaagcaatattttatagtgcatttatattgcatttgtcaaaacataattgtacactaaagtaaacattttcaacactgtgtaaactttgttttcaacattcaaagctacagtgaataaaatcaatgtatttcaataaactatttactacaccgatcagccataacattatgaccactgacaggtgaagtgaataacactgatcatcttgttatcatggcacctgtcagtgggtgggatatattaggcagcaagtgaacattttgtcctcaaagttgagttgaagttagaagcaggaaaaatgggcaagcgtaaggatctgagcgactctgacaagggccaaattgtgatggctagacgactggccCTTGTCAATCTAGTGTTGGCAAACAACACCATCCGCCTACATCAACTACGAGAGCAAACCATCGCAGATCACACAACACTCCATAATATCAGCCGTGTCAGTATGTCCACGCTCTGCCGCATCTTGCGTCAACACCCACCTACGATGACACAGCTGTACAGGGTTCCATTGAGAGGAACAGCATTCGAGTCAAAGACCCAAATTATGAAGGtgtcactgtactatactgtgatACAGTAATGGCAGCAGATTGTGTCCTATTGGCACTGCATAGATACATTCAGACAAACAGTATGTGACCTaggcaggggtgggggggggttgtctGTGGGGGCACCTGCCTTGCCTGTTGCTTGTAGTTTTGACTGAATGTGTCCCCCATCCCCCACCTCCATCCTTGTGTGAAAATGTAGACATTATAGTCCTGTGTTTTGATTTACACCATATTCACGGTACAGttcatgcattttctgttacacAGAGTCCTGGACTTTGATGCAGCTGCACAGCCTCATGAGTTCACTTTCATTGATGAAGCTGGATTC contains:
- the LOC136766327 gene encoding maestro heat-like repeat-containing protein family member 1 translates to MKHRRVICDAVETVARRKPLSCLLEVMASIVTVGIFESGRDLRKLSVRCASQTELYKRVVLCYGFVTLQIPTAQRQVYLRRHILPKLRPFFTSKDLTVRAAVCFSVSIMAQAFGSAGVDIPRKAEMLNVMMKYIRDRPTVAASQFYCQQVLHACIHLSQVGPFYNEMQARLVQLCVGAVLSRPSEAVSEAYFEEVFSGDTYGLFALLTATLTQDVCLETLEEMLEPLQSACSSACNVAKVTAMTLVSAVLGIYGMMSVTRGSGLVPVAGLLASLIPRCWDTEPVVAQQAVTSIKMALDMWLYYEDGYIDDEKMGYVRQWIKEESLDWESCVALVQIVSECLRPRHRQTLVQGLLTGLQDPQPSSAQACCALLCQLLSSHPNELTELVS